A single genomic interval of Aureliella helgolandensis harbors:
- a CDS encoding metal ABC transporter permease, whose product MLSKLLADVNVPLVLADQTNRILRIILLQDLNTRVVLLGTFLLGIAAGVLGVYLLLRRRVLIGDAISHSTLPGVALAFLWTTGADGSKSLPILLLGAAISGALGGASVLLLRNLANMREDAALGIVLSVFFGAGVALVSVVQRVGGNVAGLEAFIYGKAASMTPEDVWLSGGAAFIVLCVVLLLGKELKILCFDAEFARSQGWPVLLLDSLLIGLVVAVTIVGLQAVGLILIIALLVIPAASARFWTHDLKLLLWLAGSMGGVSCAAGTLVSASFDRMPSGASIVLAGCSLFLLSFVFGTQRGVLWRATRMIGMRREQNFQHFLRAAYEELETQNAIPLGAGELKTTEPVMLEKIRQRRFWTLARVRIIAKQMSRAGLVVFGGGHTARLTPRGMVRALATVRDHRLLEHYMMDQAEAKVGEADREADYLEHGLLPEHLAELSGALDPTIGDIVPPNPHAQTDRNPKAENE is encoded by the coding sequence ATGCTCAGCAAACTCCTGGCTGACGTCAACGTGCCACTGGTATTGGCCGACCAAACGAATCGCATCCTGCGAATCATTCTGTTGCAAGATCTCAACACCCGAGTTGTTTTGCTAGGTACCTTCTTGCTGGGTATCGCAGCCGGAGTGCTGGGGGTATATCTGCTGCTCAGACGCAGGGTTTTGATTGGGGATGCGATCAGCCACTCCACGCTGCCTGGCGTTGCGCTGGCCTTCTTGTGGACAACCGGTGCCGACGGGAGTAAGTCGCTGCCCATCTTGTTGTTGGGAGCAGCCATCAGCGGTGCACTGGGAGGTGCGTCGGTATTGTTGCTCCGCAATCTAGCCAATATGCGTGAGGACGCTGCGCTGGGAATTGTGCTCAGCGTTTTCTTTGGGGCTGGGGTAGCACTCGTTTCGGTGGTTCAGCGGGTGGGAGGTAATGTCGCGGGATTGGAAGCCTTCATTTATGGCAAGGCTGCGTCGATGACTCCCGAGGATGTGTGGCTTAGTGGCGGGGCGGCTTTCATTGTTTTGTGCGTCGTGCTGCTGCTAGGCAAAGAGTTGAAGATCCTCTGTTTTGACGCTGAGTTCGCCCGCAGCCAGGGCTGGCCAGTACTGCTGCTAGATAGCCTGTTGATCGGCTTGGTCGTCGCGGTCACCATCGTCGGATTGCAAGCCGTGGGCTTGATCCTGATCATCGCGTTGTTGGTTATTCCGGCTGCCAGCGCTCGCTTCTGGACGCATGATCTCAAGCTGCTGCTATGGCTTGCGGGAAGCATGGGTGGAGTTAGTTGCGCGGCCGGCACGCTGGTGAGCGCCAGTTTTGATCGCATGCCCAGTGGCGCGAGTATCGTTTTGGCGGGTTGCAGTTTATTCCTACTCAGTTTTGTATTTGGGACGCAGCGCGGAGTGCTGTGGCGTGCGACGCGCATGATAGGGATGCGGCGTGAACAGAATTTTCAGCATTTCCTACGGGCCGCCTATGAAGAGCTGGAAACGCAGAATGCGATCCCGCTGGGGGCTGGCGAGTTGAAAACCACCGAACCGGTCATGCTCGAGAAAATTCGTCAACGACGATTCTGGACACTTGCCCGAGTGAGAATCATCGCCAAGCAAATGTCGCGAGCTGGCTTAGTGGTGTTTGGAGGTGGGCATACAGCTAGGCTCACACCACGCGGCATGGTTCGGGCGTTGGCGACCGTCCGCGATCACCGACTGTTGGAACACTACATGATGGATCAGGCAGAAGCTAAGGTCGGGGAGGCGGACCGCGAAGCCGACTACCTGGAGCATGGGCTACTTCCCGAGCATCTCGCGGAGCTCTCCGGTGCACTCGATCCTACCATTGGCGATATTGTGCCACCCAATCCCCACGCGCAAACTGACCGAAACCCAAAGGCTGAGAACGAGTGA
- a CDS encoding endonuclease/exonuclease/phosphatase family protein, whose translation MRSLPFYPMMVLVLVGLGGYLGCDPNSIQLPLESVVTGARGTASSTTHYPASIPDRVANRLLIGSFNIQRLGPSKLGQPWVMEKLASVIQRFDVIALQEITSQDQTTVPQLLTYVNQGGGKYAYTISPQIGRNTYFEQYVFVYDTTRVQTGQEYSYVIQDEQDYLYREPFVGRFQTISNNPFTFRLINMHTSPSEISVELDVLADVYVNVRQYEYPEDDIILLGDLNAAPDRFQKLGTIPSVDPLIVDVPTNTRKNKTLDNILIDIQKTREFTGRAGTIDLEQMFSIDLDDTERISDHLPIWAEFSFTESTGAATAVAGALSNAFR comes from the coding sequence ATGCGTTCACTACCGTTCTACCCCATGATGGTACTCGTCCTAGTTGGACTTGGTGGCTATTTGGGTTGCGACCCCAATTCCATCCAATTGCCCCTCGAATCCGTCGTCACCGGAGCGCGGGGTACGGCCAGTTCGACCACGCACTACCCGGCATCCATCCCCGACCGGGTTGCCAATCGACTGCTCATCGGCAGCTTCAACATCCAACGCCTGGGCCCCAGCAAATTGGGACAACCCTGGGTCATGGAAAAACTTGCCTCAGTGATTCAACGATTCGACGTCATCGCCCTGCAAGAGATCACCAGTCAAGATCAAACCACCGTTCCACAACTGTTGACCTACGTTAACCAAGGTGGCGGGAAGTATGCGTACACCATCAGCCCTCAGATTGGACGAAACACCTACTTCGAACAATACGTATTCGTCTACGACACAACGCGTGTCCAAACCGGACAGGAATACAGCTATGTGATTCAAGACGAGCAAGATTATTTGTATCGCGAGCCCTTTGTCGGACGCTTTCAAACGATCAGCAATAATCCGTTCACCTTTCGCTTGATCAACATGCATACTTCTCCCAGCGAAATTTCGGTGGAGCTAGACGTGTTGGCCGATGTCTATGTCAACGTCCGCCAATACGAGTACCCCGAGGATGACATCATTCTGCTGGGCGACCTCAATGCAGCCCCCGACCGCTTTCAGAAACTGGGCACGATCCCTTCGGTCGACCCTCTAATCGTCGACGTTCCCACGAACACTCGAAAAAACAAAACGCTCGATAACATCCTGATTGACATTCAAAAGACACGCGAGTTCACAGGACGAGCCGGGACCATCGACTTGGAACAAATGTTTAGCATCGATCTGGACGACACCGAACGCATCTCGGACCACCTGCCAATCTGGGCTGAGTTCAGCTTTACCGAATCGACTGGAGCAGCGACCGCTGTAGCGGGAGCCCTGTCAAACGCGTTCCGTTAG
- a CDS encoding metal ABC transporter ATP-binding protein: MLPMSNEAAESKPSPLSVRDVTVAYHRKPVLWNVTLDIPSGSLVGLVGPNGAGKSTLLKTIVDMVPRISGEVTVLGRPYRRARQSVAYVPQRESVDWDFPATALDVVLMGTYGQLGWFRRVGKTQRAAAADALRKMEIEHLADRQISQLSGGQQQRTFLARALVQEAELYLMDEPFAAVDAATERAIVTLMRQLQQQGKTIVVVHHDLHTVPEYFDHIVLLNMRLVACGPTAEVFTEEFLQKTYGGKLTLLEEVGEAMRLRDGGS, encoded by the coding sequence ATGCTGCCGATGTCGAATGAGGCCGCTGAGAGCAAGCCAAGTCCGTTGTCTGTACGTGATGTTACCGTGGCCTATCATCGTAAGCCGGTGCTATGGAACGTGACGCTCGACATTCCCAGTGGGAGTCTCGTCGGGTTGGTCGGTCCCAATGGTGCGGGCAAGAGCACTCTGCTCAAAACGATTGTAGATATGGTGCCACGCATCTCGGGTGAGGTCACCGTTTTAGGGCGGCCCTACCGTCGTGCTCGCCAGTCGGTTGCTTATGTGCCGCAGCGAGAGTCGGTGGATTGGGATTTTCCGGCAACCGCGTTAGACGTGGTGTTGATGGGGACCTACGGGCAACTCGGATGGTTTCGCCGCGTTGGCAAAACGCAGCGCGCTGCCGCCGCAGATGCGCTCCGAAAAATGGAGATTGAGCATTTAGCGGATCGCCAGATCAGTCAGCTCTCAGGCGGGCAGCAGCAGCGAACTTTTTTGGCCCGCGCGTTGGTGCAGGAGGCCGAGCTGTATTTGATGGATGAGCCCTTTGCAGCTGTCGACGCGGCCACAGAGCGCGCGATCGTGACGCTCATGCGGCAGTTGCAACAACAGGGAAAGACCATCGTCGTGGTGCATCATGATCTACACACGGTCCCCGAATATTTCGATCATATCGTGCTGCTCAATATGCGATTGGTGGCGTGCGGCCCCACGGCTGAAGTGTTCACCGAAGAGTTTTTGCAAAAGACCTACGGTGGCAAGCTAACGCTGTTGGAAGAGGTTGGCGAAGCGATGCGGTTGCGGGACGGGGGAAGCTAG
- a CDS encoding metal ABC transporter solute-binding protein, Zn/Mn family — MKNSGSNVKTVLLLLSLCLVWGGVGCTEPKAPAVAQVFQGTHPIQVTVTVGMVADLVRAIGGDHVQVQQLMGATVDPHLYKPTRDDTAALLGADIIFYNGLMLEGKMAETLKNFSHRRRTVPVAEVLDLHEDGQAAAEAHPDPHVWMNVAMWSQVAQGIGDELARFDPQHQADYQTASKKLRTQLQALHQYGVEAMQGVPEGHRVLVTSHDAFRYFGEAYGVEVQAVQGISTESEAGLSRINELVDMLVARKITSVFIESSVPKESIEALLRGAASRQHQVEIAGSLYSDAMGPEGTYEGTYIGMMDHNLSTIARALGSAQVPDNGFQGYAADVE; from the coding sequence GTGAAGAATAGCGGATCCAACGTAAAAACTGTCCTCCTTCTGCTGAGCCTCTGTCTAGTGTGGGGTGGCGTCGGGTGTACGGAGCCGAAAGCTCCAGCGGTGGCTCAGGTTTTTCAAGGTACGCATCCCATTCAGGTGACGGTTACGGTGGGGATGGTAGCCGATTTGGTGCGAGCCATTGGTGGAGACCATGTTCAGGTCCAGCAACTGATGGGCGCAACGGTTGATCCGCATTTGTACAAGCCGACACGGGATGACACGGCCGCGCTGTTGGGGGCTGATATCATTTTCTACAACGGCTTGATGTTGGAAGGGAAAATGGCGGAGACTCTCAAGAATTTTAGCCACCGGCGGCGCACGGTGCCGGTGGCCGAGGTGCTCGACCTTCATGAGGATGGCCAAGCGGCGGCCGAAGCGCATCCAGATCCGCACGTGTGGATGAATGTTGCCATGTGGAGTCAGGTGGCGCAGGGGATTGGCGATGAGCTAGCGAGGTTTGACCCTCAGCATCAAGCCGATTATCAAACTGCGTCTAAGAAGCTGCGCACGCAGTTGCAGGCCTTGCACCAATATGGGGTTGAGGCCATGCAGGGAGTGCCCGAGGGGCATCGCGTACTGGTTACTTCCCATGATGCATTCCGCTATTTTGGCGAAGCCTACGGGGTTGAAGTGCAAGCGGTGCAAGGGATTAGTACCGAGTCGGAGGCGGGATTGAGCCGCATAAACGAATTGGTGGATATGCTGGTCGCACGCAAGATTACATCGGTGTTTATCGAAAGTAGTGTGCCCAAGGAGAGTATCGAAGCCCTGCTGCGCGGGGCGGCTTCCAGGCAGCATCAGGTCGAGATCGCGGGTAGCCTGTACTCCGATGCCATGGGGCCAGAAGGGACGTATGAGGGGACGTACATCGGGATGATGGATCACAATTTGAGCACGATTGCACGGGCGCTGGGTAGTGCGCAAGTGCCTGACAATGGTTTCCAGGGGTATGCTGCCGATGTCGAATGA
- a CDS encoding pyridoxal phosphate-dependent decarboxylase family protein: MNPLLREAYSTDAFRKSAHRLIDQICDHLAASFAGEHQQALPWQAPENAQRFWRDLAQQSPTIEEVCQHILDRSVRISDPKYMGHQICVPAPTAILAGMVTEALNNGSGVFEMGMAGTAMESHVVQVVARRLGWDEAADGYLTSGGTLANLTALLAARACRRLHSDALDGPSHSTSASPTSDWEHGTRQRLAVMVSEQAHYCVDRAARVMGWGAAGIIRVPTNPAFQMDTEQLPRLYAQATEDGLTVVAIVGSACSTSTGAYDDLQAIADFAAEQRLWFHVDGAHGAAVAFSDRHRGMLAGIERADSVVIDFHKMLLTPVLCSALVFRCGADSYRTFATEAEYLFSQQEENESVAAAESFNLARRTFECTKTMMAAKIYSLLAVHGEQLLEASVDHLHALASQFAAVIESRREFELAVQPQSNIVCFRYHGRGETTDKSSRSVEAAVALSQRMTLVRQALTEQGKFYIVKTVLRGEVWLRCTIANPFTSADEFNALLDEVERLTETLRPSLTERV; this comes from the coding sequence GTGAACCCACTTCTCCGAGAGGCATATTCCACCGACGCGTTTCGCAAGTCCGCTCATCGCTTGATCGATCAGATCTGCGATCATTTAGCAGCGAGTTTTGCGGGGGAGCACCAACAGGCACTTCCCTGGCAGGCCCCCGAAAATGCTCAGCGTTTCTGGCGAGATTTGGCGCAGCAGAGTCCCACCATCGAGGAGGTTTGCCAGCATATCCTCGATCGCAGCGTGCGCATCAGTGACCCCAAGTACATGGGGCATCAGATTTGCGTTCCAGCGCCCACGGCCATCTTGGCAGGGATGGTTACCGAAGCGTTGAACAATGGTTCGGGGGTGTTTGAAATGGGCATGGCCGGAACGGCCATGGAGAGCCATGTGGTGCAGGTTGTTGCTCGTCGGCTCGGGTGGGATGAGGCCGCGGATGGATATTTGACCAGTGGCGGTACATTGGCGAATTTGACCGCTCTGCTCGCCGCTCGGGCGTGCCGCCGACTGCACTCCGATGCCCTCGATGGTCCCTCGCATTCCACCAGTGCCTCCCCGACGAGCGATTGGGAGCACGGAACGCGACAGCGCTTGGCCGTAATGGTTTCTGAGCAGGCGCATTATTGTGTCGATCGGGCGGCACGCGTCATGGGGTGGGGGGCGGCTGGGATCATCCGTGTTCCAACCAACCCAGCCTTTCAGATGGACACCGAGCAATTGCCGAGACTCTATGCGCAAGCGACGGAGGATGGGTTAACCGTCGTGGCGATAGTCGGAAGTGCTTGTTCGACCTCGACCGGTGCGTACGATGATCTGCAGGCGATCGCGGATTTCGCCGCCGAGCAACGCCTGTGGTTTCATGTCGATGGGGCGCATGGTGCCGCCGTGGCCTTTTCGGATCGGCATCGTGGGATGTTGGCTGGTATCGAGCGCGCTGACAGCGTGGTAATCGACTTCCACAAAATGTTGCTGACTCCAGTGCTCTGCAGTGCACTGGTGTTTCGCTGCGGAGCGGATAGCTACCGGACCTTTGCCACTGAGGCAGAGTACTTGTTTTCGCAGCAAGAGGAAAATGAGAGTGTGGCCGCTGCGGAGAGCTTTAATCTAGCTCGGCGTACTTTTGAATGCACCAAGACGATGATGGCTGCCAAAATCTACAGTTTATTGGCAGTTCATGGTGAGCAATTGCTGGAGGCGAGCGTTGATCACTTGCATGCGTTGGCGAGTCAGTTCGCGGCCGTGATCGAGTCGCGCCGCGAATTTGAGTTGGCGGTGCAACCTCAATCCAACATCGTCTGCTTTCGATACCACGGACGTGGAGAAACGACCGACAAGTCGAGTCGAAGCGTCGAGGCTGCTGTCGCCCTCAGCCAGCGGATGACCCTTGTTCGTCAAGCGCTGACCGAGCAAGGTAAATTCTACATCGTCAAAACTGTATTGCGCGGTGAAGTTTGGCTGCGTTGCACGATTGCCAATCCGTTTACCAGTGCAGACGAGTTTAATGCATTGTTAGATGAAGTCGAACGGTTGACTGAAACTCTTCGGCCATCCCTAACGGAACGCGTTTGA
- the metK gene encoding methionine adenosyltransferase: MASGKHLFTSESVSMGHPDKLADRISDGVLDAIFAQDPNSRVACETLVTTGLAMIAGEISTSANVNYAKVIREVIREVGYTDDMMGLCADTCNVMVALDEQSADIAQGVNEDSTAGKEIGAGDQGLMFGFACNDTPELMPLPIALAHRITNRLTEARRTGEVDWLRPDSKSQVTVEYDGHKPVRIDTIVVSTQHGPDVDQETIKKFVIENVIKGCLPAELVKGDIKYHINPTGKFVVGGPHGDCGLTGRKIIVDTYGGWGRHGGGAFSGKDPTKVDRSAAYMARHVAKCIVAAGLADRCEVQLAYAIGVTQPVSVYVDTQGSGKVEDSKICDAVVKLFPLTPGGIIDYLQLRRPIYRQTSAGGHFGRSEPEFTWENTDKAAELKKALA; the protein is encoded by the coding sequence GTGGCATCGGGTAAACATCTCTTCACCAGTGAATCTGTCAGCATGGGCCATCCAGATAAGCTGGCCGACCGTATTTCGGACGGAGTCCTGGACGCGATTTTCGCACAAGATCCAAATAGCCGTGTGGCTTGCGAAACGCTGGTTACAACCGGTTTGGCGATGATTGCCGGTGAGATTTCAACATCCGCCAATGTCAATTACGCAAAGGTCATCCGTGAGGTCATTCGCGAAGTCGGCTACACCGACGACATGATGGGACTGTGCGCGGACACCTGCAACGTCATGGTTGCCCTCGACGAACAGAGTGCGGACATCGCTCAAGGCGTCAACGAGGACTCTACTGCTGGCAAGGAGATTGGAGCTGGCGACCAAGGGCTGATGTTCGGATTCGCTTGCAACGACACTCCCGAGCTCATGCCGCTGCCCATCGCGCTGGCCCATCGCATCACCAACCGCTTGACGGAAGCTCGCCGGACGGGTGAAGTCGACTGGCTGCGGCCCGATAGCAAGAGCCAAGTCACCGTCGAGTATGACGGGCACAAACCGGTGCGAATCGATACCATCGTCGTTTCCACCCAACACGGCCCTGATGTCGATCAAGAAACGATTAAGAAATTCGTCATTGAGAACGTGATCAAAGGTTGCCTCCCCGCCGAATTGGTGAAGGGCGACATCAAATACCACATCAATCCAACAGGCAAGTTCGTCGTGGGTGGCCCGCACGGAGATTGCGGTCTAACAGGCCGGAAGATCATCGTCGACACTTACGGTGGCTGGGGACGCCACGGCGGCGGAGCTTTCAGCGGCAAGGATCCCACCAAGGTTGACCGCAGTGCAGCCTACATGGCTCGACACGTTGCTAAGTGCATCGTGGCAGCCGGCCTAGCAGATCGCTGCGAAGTGCAGCTTGCCTATGCAATTGGCGTGACCCAGCCGGTCAGCGTCTACGTCGACACCCAAGGTTCGGGCAAAGTGGAAGATAGCAAGATCTGCGATGCGGTCGTCAAACTATTCCCACTGACTCCCGGTGGAATCATCGACTACCTCCAATTGCGACGCCCAATCTACCGCCAAACTTCCGCAGGCGGCCACTTTGGTCGTTCAGAGCCTGAGTTTACCTGGGAAAATACCGATAAAGCTGCTGAGCTGAAAAAGGCCCTCGCTTAG